The Fusarium falciforme chromosome 7, complete sequence genome window below encodes:
- a CDS encoding PKS-ER domain-containing protein, whose translation MKALKSNRSIVTRLLNAATNKSHCGMGGRVQDNVPVPTITSNEILVKVKAVALNPTDFKHLDIISPPGSTIGCDYAGVVDKVGDAAGATWKVGDRVAGAVHGGLFPDKGAFAEYLKVESDLAWKVPDNVSDTDAATYGVSAVTAMLNLNVRHGLPFIDGKSAAPRNETIFIYAGSTSAGLYHIQLAKAAGCTVVTTASPHSFDLVKKYGADAVYDYRSPTVIEEIVKDYPDMSKAVDCFSEGKSTTVCAEVIKKKGGKVITLLPNGKSKLPNVTYDLVMAYTALGHPFQWLPPIGPKFEVQPADREGLVRFYTALPQSLHIVKPIPTIEEKAGFDGILEGLDKLRGGKVSGGKLVVRFGEK comes from the coding sequence ATGAAGGCTCTCAAGTCCAACAGAAGCATTGTCACGCGACTCCTCAATGCCGCCACCAACAAGAGCCACTGCGGCATGGGTGGCCGGGTCCAGGACAACGTGCCTGTTCCCACCATCACAAGCAATGAGATTCTCGTCAAAGTCAAGGCTGTCGCCCTGAACCCCACCGACTTCAAGCATCTCGACATTATTTCACCTCCCGGATCAACCATTGGCTGCGATTACGCGGGTGTGGTTGACAAAGTCGGCGACGCAGCCGGTGCGACGTGGAAGGTTGGAGACCGCGTTGCCGGCGCAGTCCATGGCGGCCTCTTCCCCGACAAGGGAGCATTTGCCGAGTACCTCAAGGTCGAGTCCGACCTGGCCTGGAAAGTCCCAGACAACGTCAGTGATACCGACGCAGCCACATACGGAGTCTCAGCTGTGACAGCGATGTTGAACTTGAACGTGCGCCACGGGCTCCCCTTCATCGACGGAAAGTCTGCAGCTCCGAGAAACGAGACCATCTTTATCTACGCCGGATCAACCAGTGCCGGCCTATACCATATCCAGCTCGCAAAGGCGGCCGGATGCACTGTCGTGACGACGGCCTCACCGCATTCCTTCGACCTGGTCAAGAAGTACGGCGCTGATGCAGTATACGACTACAGATCACCCACGGTGATCGAAGAGATCGTCAAGGATTATCCTGACATGTCAAAAGCCGTCGATTGCTTCTCCGAGGGAAAGTCAACGACGGTCTGCGCCGAGGTTATCAAGAAAAAGGGCGGGAAGGTCATCACCCTGCTACCCAACGGCAAGTCCAAGTTGCCAAACGTCACATACGACCTGGTGATGGCGTATACGGCTCTCGGTCACCCTTTCCAGTGGCTGCCACCCATTGGCCCCAAGTTCGAGGTTCAGCCGGCAGACAGAGAAGGCCTGGTCCGTTTCTACACTGCCCTACCGCAATCATTGCACATTGTGAAGCCGATCCCTACTATTGAAGAGAAGGCTGGCTTTGATGGAATACTCGAGGGTCTGGACAAACTCCGAGGGGGCAAGGTTTCGGGAGGCAAGCTGGTGGTCAGATTTGGGGAGAAGTGA